From Corynebacterium sp. BD556, the proteins below share one genomic window:
- a CDS encoding aminoacyl-tRNA deacylase — MAAKTRALDVLAGTDHEVLTYSPSQDHFGQHSVDELGLDASAVFKTLVVEGPGGVLAICCVPVASQLSLKKAAKALGWKRAEMAQPARAERATGYIVGGISPLGTITSLPTLIDASATALPTITVSAGRRGLSVRLAPGVLAELSGAQFAEISSG, encoded by the coding sequence ATGGCCGCCAAGACCCGCGCCCTCGATGTGCTCGCCGGCACTGACCATGAGGTGCTCACCTACTCGCCGAGCCAGGATCACTTTGGCCAGCATTCGGTTGACGAACTGGGCCTTGATGCCTCGGCCGTGTTTAAAACACTGGTCGTGGAGGGCCCCGGCGGCGTGCTTGCGATCTGTTGTGTGCCGGTCGCCAGCCAACTCAGCCTGAAGAAGGCCGCGAAGGCGTTGGGGTGGAAGCGCGCCGAGATGGCGCAGCCTGCCCGCGCTGAGCGCGCCACTGGTTATATTGTCGGTGGCATCTCGCCGCTGGGAACCATTACTTCGTTGCCGACGCTTATCGACGCCTCCGCTACCGCTTTGCCCACCATTACCGTCTCCGCTGGAAGGCGGGGCCTGTCGGTCCGGCTTGCTCCGGGTGTGCTCGCGGAGCTATCAGGCGCTCAGTTTGCCGAGATCAGTTCTGGGTAG
- a CDS encoding sigma-70 family RNA polymerase sigma factor yields MADNADTADTPETAETAETAETAGTDVTEDITSLNERFTKEAMPLLDQLYGGALRMTRNPQDAEDLVQETYLKAYNAFDSFKPGTNLKAWMYRIMTNAYINTYRKKQRRPVEAPAEEITDYQLYTSSKHDSSGLESAEVEALKNMPNTCISDALNSINEDYRMVVYYADVEGMAYKEISEVMDIPLGTVMSRLHRGRKQLREMLKDVAQEQGIGLERDAKENT; encoded by the coding sequence ATGGCCGACAATGCCGACACCGCCGACACCCCTGAGACTGCTGAGACTGCTGAGACTGCTGAGACTGCTGGCACGGACGTCACAGAGGACATCACTTCCCTCAATGAGCGCTTCACGAAAGAAGCCATGCCGCTTCTCGACCAGCTCTACGGCGGTGCGTTGCGCATGACGCGAAACCCGCAAGACGCGGAAGACCTAGTACAGGAGACTTACCTCAAGGCCTACAACGCCTTCGACAGCTTCAAGCCGGGCACCAACTTGAAGGCATGGATGTACCGGATCATGACGAACGCGTACATCAACACCTACCGCAAAAAGCAACGCCGCCCGGTCGAAGCGCCCGCCGAAGAAATCACCGACTACCAGCTCTACACCTCAAGCAAACACGACTCATCCGGGCTGGAATCAGCCGAGGTGGAAGCGCTGAAGAACATGCCAAACACGTGCATTTCCGACGCCCTGAACTCCATTAACGAGGACTACCGCATGGTCGTGTACTACGCCGATGTCGAAGGCATGGCCTACAAGGAAATCTCCGAGGTGATGGACATTCCGCTCGGCACGGTGATGTCACGGCTGCACCGGGGAAGAAAACAGCTCCGCGAGATGTTGAAGGACGTAGCACAGGAACAGGGCATCGGTCTCGAGCGCGACGCAAAGGAGAACACGTAG
- a CDS encoding mycothiol system anti-sigma-R factor — translation MASEHDNPGECDEARALLCELFDATTHPARVQEIKQQLSACPHCLSHLRDELEVRGLVRRCCGEAHAPEPLRQRIITSITTISVTRFSVER, via the coding sequence ATGGCTTCGGAACACGACAACCCCGGCGAATGCGACGAAGCGCGCGCGCTTCTCTGCGAGCTTTTCGACGCCACCACCCACCCCGCGCGCGTCCAGGAGATTAAACAGCAGCTTTCCGCCTGTCCGCATTGCCTGAGTCATTTGCGCGACGAACTGGAGGTGCGTGGCCTGGTGCGCCGCTGCTGCGGTGAAGCGCATGCCCCCGAGCCGCTGCGTCAGCGCATCATCACCTCGATCACGACGATTTCGGTGACGCGGTTCAGCGTCGAGCGTTGA
- a CDS encoding 50S ribosomal protein bL37 has product MSKRGRKRKDRRKKSANRGKRPNS; this is encoded by the coding sequence ATGAGCAAGCGTGGTCGCAAGCGTAAGGATCGTCGCAAAAAGAGCGCCAACCGCGGCAAGCGCCCCAACTCTTAA
- a CDS encoding WhiB family transcriptional regulator, translated as MDWRHEAICRDEDPELFFPVGNSGPALSQIAQAKLICNRCPVTSRCLQWALETGQDAGVWGGLSEEERRALKRRNKQRARRARLSA; from the coding sequence ATGGATTGGCGCCACGAAGCAATTTGCCGCGACGAAGACCCAGAACTGTTCTTCCCGGTCGGAAACTCCGGCCCCGCACTGTCCCAAATCGCACAAGCCAAGCTCATCTGCAACCGCTGCCCCGTCACCTCCCGGTGCCTGCAATGGGCACTTGAGACAGGCCAAGACGCCGGCGTATGGGGAGGCCTATCCGAAGAAGAGCGCCGCGCCCTCAAACGCCGCAACAAGCAGCGCGCACGCCGCGCACGCCTCAGCGCCTAA
- a CDS encoding DEAD/DEAH box helicase — MSKPAERKKHEPTFAELGVAAEIVDALSELGITHTFSIQELATPLALIGRDIIGQARTGMGKTYGFGVPLVDRVFDDADIDELDGTPRALVVTPTRELAVQVAADLEAIAKYTPLRLTAIYGGHNYEDQIEALRGGIDVVIGTPGRLIDLHERGELRLDRVAILVLDEADEMLDMGFLPDIQKLWAALGSPLQAMLFSATMPGPILSLARSMMRRPTHIRAEANDSAPTHETTRQVAFLSHRMDKPQVTAKILQAAGRGRTIIFARTKRTAAEVAEDLAARGFAVGAVHGDMGQSAREQSLDAFRRGDAQILVATDVAARGIDVDDVTHVINYQTPDDPMTYVHRIGRTGRALQSGIAVTLVGYDEAHKWAAINAELGLDMADLPSWFSTSPELHEALDIPSDAGHRVGPAKKLQGVTPRRDRRRR; from the coding sequence GTGTCCAAGCCAGCCGAACGAAAGAAGCACGAGCCCACATTCGCCGAGCTTGGCGTCGCCGCGGAAATTGTAGACGCACTTTCCGAACTCGGGATCACCCACACTTTCTCCATCCAAGAGCTGGCCACCCCCCTAGCCCTCATCGGCCGAGACATCATCGGCCAGGCCCGCACAGGCATGGGCAAAACTTACGGTTTCGGCGTCCCCCTTGTAGACCGCGTCTTTGACGATGCAGACATCGACGAGCTCGACGGCACCCCCCGCGCGCTGGTTGTCACCCCGACCCGCGAGCTGGCGGTGCAGGTGGCCGCCGACTTAGAGGCAATAGCGAAGTACACGCCGCTGCGCCTCACAGCAATCTACGGCGGCCACAACTATGAGGATCAGATCGAGGCGCTGCGCGGAGGCATCGATGTGGTCATCGGCACACCTGGACGGTTGATTGACCTTCACGAGCGCGGTGAGCTGCGCCTCGACCGGGTAGCAATACTGGTGCTCGACGAAGCCGACGAAATGCTCGACATGGGCTTTTTGCCGGACATCCAAAAACTGTGGGCAGCCCTCGGCTCGCCGCTGCAAGCCATGCTCTTTTCGGCGACGATGCCCGGCCCCATCCTTTCGCTGGCGCGCTCCATGATGCGACGCCCGACCCACATCCGGGCTGAGGCGAACGACTCCGCCCCCACCCACGAGACAACCCGCCAGGTCGCTTTCCTCTCCCACAGGATGGACAAGCCACAGGTCACGGCGAAAATCCTGCAGGCCGCAGGCCGCGGAAGGACCATTATCTTCGCCCGCACGAAACGCACGGCGGCCGAGGTGGCCGAGGATTTAGCGGCGCGGGGCTTTGCCGTCGGCGCGGTACACGGCGACATGGGCCAGTCCGCCCGCGAGCAGTCCCTCGACGCCTTCCGGCGCGGTGACGCGCAGATTCTGGTGGCCACCGATGTCGCGGCCCGGGGCATTGATGTAGACGATGTCACCCACGTCATCAACTACCAAACGCCGGACGACCCGATGACTTACGTTCATCGCATCGGCCGGACCGGGCGCGCGCTCCAATCAGGCATTGCAGTTACCCTCGTCGGCTATGACGAAGCCCACAAGTGGGCCGCGATCAACGCTGAGCTTGGCCTGGACATGGCCGATTTGCCGTCGTGGTTTTCCACCTCCCCGGAGTTGCACGAGGCCCTTGACATTCCTTCAGACGCCGGCCACAGGGTGGGCCCGGCGAAGAAACTACAAGGCGTCACCCCGCGCCGAGACAGGAGACGCCGATGA
- a CDS encoding DUF3107 domain-containing protein, producing MDVKIGLADTPRELVISSAGQQDEVLDQVTRAIAADEPTVTLTDEKNRKFVVRTERISYVEVGSGTVRAVGFTS from the coding sequence ATGGACGTCAAGATTGGTCTGGCAGACACCCCGCGCGAGCTTGTGATTTCTAGCGCAGGCCAGCAAGATGAGGTGCTCGACCAGGTCACCCGCGCCATTGCGGCCGACGAGCCGACCGTGACTTTGACTGATGAGAAGAACCGCAAGTTCGTTGTGCGCACGGAGCGCATTTCTTATGTTGAGGTCGGCAGCGGCACCGTGCGTGCGGTTGGCTTCACTTCCTAG
- a CDS encoding DUF3152 domain-containing protein — MTPRHRRHLAAGDQPQAKEPFLVRFAREYGWRAYALPVLAVVSAFVLLNIAQNPGEGVIASAPVGGSADVPGVHEHANHAEPTRELAQRPEGIVEGHVLPPGGPYTERGAGTYHEVGRPGAMVGVGEEQTVRYVVEIEDGLDAAVYGGEDAFAALIDATFADPRGWTNDPRFRFERVTGADNPNLRIQLTSLETTRERCAGRLGLEVSCRTTVTGESTVVVNEARWVRGAAPFEGDLGRYRQYLINHEVGHAIGFAAHEACPGDGQLAPVMMQQTISLSNAELHAIDPEEVYPNNPATCLPNPWPYPRPAVL, encoded by the coding sequence ATGACCCCTCGCCACAGGCGGCACTTGGCCGCGGGAGATCAACCGCAGGCCAAAGAGCCCTTTTTGGTGCGTTTCGCGCGTGAGTATGGATGGCGCGCTTACGCTTTGCCGGTTCTTGCCGTTGTGAGCGCCTTTGTGCTGCTTAACATTGCGCAAAACCCGGGGGAGGGCGTGATCGCTTCCGCGCCGGTTGGTGGGTCTGCGGATGTGCCAGGCGTTCATGAGCATGCGAATCATGCAGAGCCGACCCGCGAGCTTGCGCAGCGGCCGGAGGGAATTGTGGAGGGCCATGTGCTTCCTCCCGGTGGGCCGTATACGGAGCGTGGTGCGGGAACCTACCATGAGGTGGGCAGGCCAGGGGCGATGGTCGGCGTAGGTGAGGAGCAGACGGTGCGCTACGTCGTCGAGATTGAAGACGGCCTTGATGCTGCGGTGTACGGTGGCGAGGATGCGTTCGCCGCGCTTATCGACGCCACCTTCGCCGACCCGCGCGGTTGGACCAATGATCCCCGTTTCCGTTTCGAGCGGGTCACGGGTGCTGATAACCCCAATTTGCGCATCCAGCTCACGTCTCTGGAGACGACGCGCGAGCGCTGCGCCGGCCGACTCGGCTTGGAGGTGAGCTGCCGCACTACGGTTACGGGGGAAAGTACCGTCGTGGTCAACGAGGCTCGCTGGGTGCGCGGCGCGGCACCTTTCGAGGGTGACCTCGGGCGCTACCGGCAGTACCTGATCAACCACGAAGTCGGCCACGCGATTGGCTTCGCCGCCCATGAAGCATGCCCGGGAGATGGACAGTTAGCCCCGGTGATGATGCAGCAGACCATCAGCTTGAGTAATGCGGAGCTGCACGCGATCGACCCGGAGGAGGTCTACCCGAATAATCCGGCAACGTGCCTGCCTAACCCGTGGCCCTACCCGCGTCCGGCAGTTTTGTAG
- a CDS encoding ATP-dependent DNA helicase yields the protein MVAASSHTGTPLPPTPLAYLVARQRLSGQRTWDVEIPERGLWRLCGSAGAGLSSFLIDTALHAIASGVDPSKVLVLTASKESAARLRLELSDRLADSGYASNAPLVRSVHSLAFALVREASDDPVRLISGAEQDSVFRQLLEGHHEDGRGAWPAELRPALPLVGFARQLRDFLLRAVERELDAAALGELGRRHNRPVWVAAAAFLREYQQVMALSGTHYLSASELVARAARMPIDSTWHTVLVDDAQNLDPASAHLVTRLLDRARLGVVAGDPGQAVFHFRGASPKFYRTLGGLDHLDIDVGSSRRSPQRAVVVADAPATQDAVVVDRIRRAHLEDGVAYRDMAVVVRSTGMLEPMRRALLHAGVPAALNPTDVVLSQQRIVASLLLGLRALYEELSSAEWRDLLLGPVGGSDPVTLRRLLRGLRRWEPQERAENSLRRLLVMRGELPDFGDLLTERELDILNHTRKVLVAGRTAAEEGSVEEVLWALWSATDLSNRLLAIALRGGATGSQADRDLDAVMALFDAAGDFTERRASAGIESFVTYIQEQVLPTGVRDRRTATPDAVSLLTAHGVSGKQFRLVVVAGVQEQSWPSLGETGTMFGQEDLIDLVDHDVDPALPVSHKGERLKEERRLFHVATTRATEHLLVTAVEDLHQDDVVEPSRFLEEFAATHDLEVTKATTEDFTVAGDNTGAKVVPTLRVLARDELIAELRRALTASDSDEATRAQAARQLARLTDAGVAGADPGQWWTAKGASTSEALNMRDRLSPSRIESLLECPMRSVLERMVGLDSSPNIVWGKIAHAYLEAIALGVDPDEALRLAMQARQLADDSPPWKTSADLAEYEAMLHKTRRWLDTSRSAFEQVAVEAEVDVQISPDVRIVGRVDRLERDGSGALHVVDLKTGKSAPSKEKVEENPQLEAYQLALSRGVVKGKRVETAGAEEQPAPVGGGVLLYPNSASNSAKVLQQSPKDPERLRDFEARINPLPAAMTGPQLTARTGSHCERCGVRALCPVQKEGQVTTHV from the coding sequence ATGGTTGCTGCCTCATCTCATACGGGAACTCCGCTTCCGCCCACGCCGCTGGCTTACCTGGTCGCGCGCCAGCGCCTCAGCGGCCAGCGAACGTGGGATGTGGAAATCCCCGAACGTGGGTTATGGAGGCTTTGCGGTTCGGCGGGCGCCGGGTTGTCCAGCTTCCTCATTGACACGGCTTTGCACGCCATCGCCTCCGGGGTTGACCCGAGCAAAGTGCTGGTGCTTACGGCTTCGAAAGAGTCCGCAGCCCGTTTGCGCCTTGAGCTGTCGGACCGGCTGGCTGATTCAGGTTACGCCTCCAACGCGCCTTTGGTGCGCTCCGTACACTCCCTGGCCTTTGCCTTGGTACGCGAGGCCTCCGATGATCCGGTCCGGCTGATCTCGGGCGCCGAGCAGGACTCCGTGTTCCGGCAGTTGCTCGAAGGGCATCACGAGGACGGGCGCGGAGCGTGGCCCGCAGAGTTGCGCCCCGCGCTGCCCTTGGTGGGTTTTGCCCGGCAATTGCGCGACTTCCTGTTGCGGGCCGTCGAGCGCGAATTGGACGCGGCTGCGTTGGGAGAGCTGGGCCGGCGTCACAATCGGCCCGTGTGGGTGGCTGCGGCCGCATTTCTGCGCGAGTACCAGCAGGTCATGGCGCTATCTGGTACGCATTACCTGTCGGCTTCGGAGCTGGTCGCGCGCGCGGCGCGCATGCCGATCGATTCAACCTGGCACACCGTCCTTGTCGACGATGCACAAAACCTCGACCCCGCCTCCGCCCACTTGGTTACCCGTTTGCTTGACCGGGCACGCCTCGGCGTTGTCGCCGGGGATCCCGGCCAGGCGGTATTTCATTTCCGCGGTGCCTCCCCGAAGTTCTACCGCACGCTTGGTGGGCTTGACCACCTAGACATCGACGTGGGCTCCAGCCGCCGCAGCCCGCAGCGCGCTGTTGTAGTCGCTGATGCACCAGCGACGCAGGACGCCGTTGTGGTGGACAGGATTCGCCGCGCCCACCTGGAAGATGGTGTGGCCTACCGCGACATGGCTGTAGTAGTGCGCTCAACGGGCATGCTGGAGCCGATGCGTCGGGCACTGCTGCACGCCGGGGTGCCGGCGGCGCTGAACCCGACTGATGTGGTGCTTAGTCAACAGCGTATCGTCGCCTCTTTGCTGCTTGGCCTGCGGGCGCTTTATGAGGAGCTGTCCAGCGCCGAGTGGCGCGACTTGCTTTTGGGCCCTGTCGGGGGGTCCGACCCGGTCACCTTGCGCCGCCTTTTGCGTGGTCTGCGCCGCTGGGAGCCGCAAGAGCGGGCGGAAAACAGCCTGCGCCGCCTGCTTGTTATGCGCGGGGAGTTGCCCGATTTCGGTGACCTGCTGACCGAGCGTGAGCTGGACATCCTCAATCACACCCGGAAGGTGTTGGTGGCCGGGCGCACCGCCGCCGAGGAAGGAAGCGTAGAGGAGGTCCTGTGGGCGCTGTGGAGTGCCACGGACCTGTCCAACCGCCTGCTGGCCATCGCCCTGCGGGGAGGCGCAACTGGCTCCCAGGCCGACCGCGACTTGGACGCTGTCATGGCGCTTTTTGACGCCGCCGGCGACTTCACGGAGCGGCGTGCCTCCGCAGGCATCGAATCCTTCGTCACCTACATCCAAGAACAGGTCTTGCCCACCGGCGTGCGCGATCGACGCACGGCCACCCCGGATGCTGTCTCCTTGCTGACGGCCCACGGAGTCAGCGGCAAACAGTTCCGGTTAGTTGTCGTGGCCGGGGTGCAGGAGCAGTCTTGGCCTTCGTTGGGAGAGACTGGCACGATGTTCGGCCAGGAGGATCTAATCGACCTGGTTGACCACGACGTCGACCCGGCCCTGCCCGTCTCCCACAAGGGAGAAAGGCTCAAAGAGGAACGCCGACTTTTCCATGTTGCCACCACCCGCGCCACGGAACACCTGCTAGTCACCGCCGTCGAGGACCTCCACCAAGACGACGTGGTCGAGCCGTCGCGCTTCCTCGAAGAATTCGCCGCAACGCACGATTTGGAAGTTACCAAGGCCACCACAGAGGACTTCACCGTGGCAGGCGACAACACCGGCGCAAAGGTGGTGCCCACGCTTCGGGTGCTGGCCCGCGACGAGCTAATTGCGGAGCTGCGCCGAGCATTGACCGCGTCTGACTCCGACGAGGCGACCAGAGCGCAGGCCGCGCGACAATTGGCTCGCTTGACGGACGCTGGGGTTGCCGGGGCAGATCCGGGGCAGTGGTGGACGGCGAAAGGGGCGTCGACAAGCGAAGCGCTCAACATGCGCGACCGGCTCTCACCGTCGCGGATTGAAAGCCTGCTGGAATGCCCCATGCGTTCGGTGCTGGAACGCATGGTGGGACTCGACAGCTCGCCGAACATCGTGTGGGGCAAAATCGCACACGCCTACCTGGAAGCGATCGCCCTCGGGGTCGATCCCGATGAAGCCCTCCGGCTGGCGATGCAGGCGCGCCAACTTGCAGATGACTCCCCACCGTGGAAAACATCCGCAGACCTGGCCGAATACGAGGCGATGCTGCACAAAACCCGGCGCTGGTTAGACACCTCACGCTCCGCCTTCGAGCAGGTCGCGGTGGAAGCAGAGGTTGACGTGCAAATCAGCCCGGATGTGCGCATCGTCGGGCGCGTGGACCGGCTCGAACGCGACGGTAGCGGGGCGCTGCACGTCGTCGACTTAAAAACTGGCAAATCCGCGCCCTCAAAAGAGAAAGTGGAGGAAAACCCCCAGCTCGAGGCATACCAATTAGCGTTGTCTCGCGGCGTCGTGAAAGGCAAACGAGTTGAAACTGCCGGGGCAGAAGAACAACCTGCCCCCGTCGGAGGGGGAGTGCTGCTTTACCCCAACAGTGCATCGAACAGTGCGAAGGTTCTCCAGCAGTCCCCCAAAGACCCCGAAAGGTTGCGCGATTTCGAGGCGAGGATTAATCCGCTGCCAGCAGCAATGACGGGACCTCAGCTCACCGCTCGCACGGGGTCACACTGCGAACGCTGCGGAGTTCGCGCGCTGTGCCCAGTGCAGAAGGAAGGACAGGTAACCACCCATGTCTGA
- a CDS encoding ATP-dependent helicase codes for MSEKRELMSPKVLSSYLGQEHLPTQQQAEIIGAAPGPLLVVAGAGAGKTETMAARVVWLVANGFAAPDEVLGLTFTRKAARELHKRIRDRLAVLAANSDLVRRLDPSGRLARNLEVIAPQVSTYDSYAGELVREYGLLVPVEPDSRLITQAELYSIAHRVVSDYTGELLFDGGSNNAVSTIVGDLLHVVNALGNELTDPETVRQRTEVFLKEIEDLPKSPRTQGEYSKDLLGWMSKQRQRVAFLDVVEALRRELRERGVVTFNEQMSVAAKLTHDHPSVGKSQRRRFRVVMLDEYQDTSHAQRVLLRSLFGQGRGDGEDYDHPLTVTAVGDPMQAIYGWRGATAANLAAFTTDFPPPGGKQAPKKQLTTSWRNPGNILALANTVSEGLLGTGADRAVAALEPREAAPEGTIELGFFGSLHEEIAYVADALAAHYTEAMEQGAAVSAAVLIRANASAQAIAEALDNRGVAYEIVGVAGLLDVPEVADTLAIATMLVRPDDSAAALRILSGPAVGLGLKDLDALARRATNLQGAQHSEPVDETLDPLARYRAQLRTYAQQAEEILAAGDRPAGLTDAVADLGEPERYTPEGLVRLKDLAAKLRALRTGSLGKRLPDVIADIISTFGIRTEVLARRGAVGTVHLDRLMDEVAKFPGTSLEALLDFFELAREHEDGLAPGSVPMRTDRIQILTAHKAKGLEWDTVAVVHANDSVYKAQRDTFLTQLKFLPDENFGEFDIEINHRGDFNKAGNAYRDEQRDKLAEEVARLFYVAITRTERRLIVTGCALKPGVKKPVGPYLYFDQIRHQVREDEVVAWDLGGNIDGQGAGESAEKEGTWPHFTTEPAEVRAAELVRRAQRNLPEVAVGELYGLWERDTTALINEHRALSSAEVPVEIPGELTASDIVALKADPAQFARRARRPVPFKPNSYAKRGTAFHEWIEKFYGARPLLSEDELPGSDESDVDKRVLERLKENFTASRWARLTPAHVEHPFELALGESVVRGRMDAVFKDEDGWTVVDWKTGNKPTAREMESLKLQLAIYREGWRRIADDGREVRAVFYYARTGEDYSPADLPGHDELALLLRESSRGGLEFGVDKQ; via the coding sequence ATGTCTGAAAAGCGCGAATTGATGTCGCCGAAAGTGCTCTCAAGCTACCTCGGCCAAGAACATCTCCCCACACAGCAGCAGGCCGAGATCATCGGCGCTGCCCCAGGGCCCCTCCTAGTCGTGGCAGGCGCCGGGGCGGGCAAAACAGAGACGATGGCCGCGCGCGTGGTGTGGCTGGTGGCCAACGGTTTCGCCGCCCCCGACGAAGTCTTAGGCCTGACTTTTACCCGCAAAGCGGCCCGCGAATTGCACAAACGCATCCGCGACCGGCTCGCAGTGCTCGCCGCCAACTCGGACCTGGTGCGCCGCCTCGACCCATCGGGACGCCTCGCCCGCAACCTGGAAGTCATCGCCCCGCAGGTATCCACCTACGACTCCTACGCCGGTGAGCTCGTGCGCGAATACGGCCTGCTCGTGCCGGTGGAGCCGGATTCGCGCCTCATCACCCAAGCTGAGCTGTACTCGATTGCCCACCGGGTAGTCAGCGACTACACCGGCGAGCTTTTGTTCGACGGAGGCTCAAACAACGCCGTAAGCACCATCGTCGGCGACCTTTTGCACGTGGTCAACGCCTTGGGCAACGAATTGACGGACCCGGAAACGGTACGCCAGCGCACCGAGGTCTTTCTCAAAGAGATCGAAGACTTGCCCAAGTCCCCACGCACCCAAGGCGAATACTCCAAGGATTTGCTTGGCTGGATGTCGAAACAGCGCCAGCGCGTCGCCTTCCTCGACGTGGTCGAAGCGCTCCGCCGCGAACTGCGCGAGCGTGGCGTAGTCACCTTCAACGAGCAGATGTCGGTGGCTGCCAAGCTGACCCACGATCACCCCTCGGTGGGAAAGTCGCAACGCCGCCGCTTTCGGGTGGTCATGCTGGACGAATACCAGGACACCTCCCACGCCCAACGTGTGCTTCTGCGCAGCCTTTTCGGGCAGGGGCGCGGCGACGGGGAGGACTACGACCACCCGCTCACAGTCACCGCGGTCGGTGACCCCATGCAAGCCATCTACGGTTGGCGCGGCGCGACTGCAGCCAATCTTGCCGCGTTTACCACCGATTTTCCCCCGCCCGGTGGTAAACAAGCCCCGAAGAAGCAACTAACTACCTCCTGGCGCAACCCCGGAAACATTCTTGCCTTGGCCAACACCGTCTCTGAGGGTTTGCTCGGTACGGGCGCAGATCGTGCCGTGGCGGCTCTCGAACCCCGCGAAGCAGCACCGGAAGGCACAATTGAGCTTGGTTTCTTCGGCTCGCTCCATGAGGAAATCGCCTACGTCGCTGACGCGCTGGCGGCGCATTACACCGAGGCGATGGAACAAGGTGCAGCAGTCTCGGCAGCGGTGCTGATTCGTGCTAATGCCTCCGCCCAGGCCATCGCGGAGGCCCTCGACAACCGCGGCGTGGCCTACGAGATCGTCGGAGTAGCTGGGCTTCTCGACGTCCCCGAGGTCGCTGACACTCTCGCAATCGCCACCATGTTGGTGCGCCCCGACGACTCCGCCGCAGCGCTGCGCATCCTGTCCGGCCCTGCCGTCGGGCTTGGGTTGAAAGACTTAGATGCCCTCGCGCGCCGGGCCACCAACCTGCAGGGCGCACAGCACTCCGAGCCGGTTGATGAAACCCTCGACCCGCTGGCCCGCTACCGTGCGCAGTTGCGTACCTATGCCCAGCAGGCTGAGGAGATCCTCGCCGCCGGGGACCGCCCCGCCGGGCTCACCGACGCTGTCGCGGATCTTGGTGAGCCGGAGCGCTACACCCCCGAGGGTTTGGTGCGCCTGAAGGACTTAGCGGCGAAGCTGCGTGCGCTGCGCACGGGCAGCCTGGGCAAAAGGCTGCCGGATGTGATCGCAGACATCATTTCCACTTTCGGTATCCGCACTGAGGTGCTGGCCCGGCGCGGCGCCGTGGGAACGGTCCACCTTGACAGGTTGATGGATGAGGTGGCGAAGTTTCCCGGCACCAGCCTGGAGGCCCTTTTGGACTTCTTCGAGTTGGCGCGTGAGCACGAGGATGGTTTGGCTCCCGGCAGCGTGCCCATGCGCACTGATCGGATCCAGATCCTTACTGCTCACAAAGCAAAGGGGCTTGAGTGGGACACCGTCGCCGTCGTCCATGCCAACGATTCGGTGTATAAGGCGCAGCGCGACACGTTTTTGACCCAGTTGAAGTTCCTGCCGGATGAAAACTTCGGTGAGTTCGACATTGAAATCAACCACCGAGGCGATTTCAACAAGGCTGGCAACGCTTACCGCGATGAGCAGCGCGACAAACTCGCTGAGGAAGTGGCGCGGTTGTTCTACGTGGCGATCACCCGGACCGAGCGCAGGCTCATCGTCACCGGTTGCGCGCTAAAACCGGGCGTGAAGAAACCTGTCGGGCCTTACCTTTACTTCGATCAGATTCGCCACCAGGTGCGGGAGGATGAGGTGGTTGCCTGGGATCTCGGCGGGAATATCGACGGGCAGGGTGCAGGCGAGTCGGCAGAAAAGGAGGGCACCTGGCCACACTTCACCACGGAACCCGCCGAGGTTCGGGCCGCGGAGTTGGTGCGCCGCGCCCAACGCAACCTTCCCGAGGTGGCCGTAGGTGAGCTCTATGGCTTGTGGGAGCGCGACACCACAGCACTAATCAACGAGCACCGGGCCCTAAGCAGCGCCGAAGTGCCTGTGGAGATCCCCGGTGAGCTGACAGCCTCCGACATTGTCGCCCTCAAAGCCGACCCCGCCCAATTCGCTCGCCGTGCGCGGCGCCCAGTACCTTTTAAACCGAATAGCTACGCCAAACGCGGCACTGCCTTCCACGAATGGATTGAAAAGTTCTACGGTGCGCGGCCACTGCTGAGCGAAGATGAACTGCCGGGCAGTGACGAATCGGACGTCGATAAGCGCGTGCTTGAGCGGCTGAAGGAAAACTTCACCGCGAGCCGCTGGGCGAGACTTACCCCGGCGCATGTGGAACACCCCTTTGAACTGGCCTTGGGTGAATCCGTGGTGCGCGGGAGGATGGACGCCGTGTTTAAGGACGAGGACGGGTGGACCGTCGTAGACTGGAAAACCGGCAATAAGCCCACGGCACGGGAGATGGAGTCGTTGAAGTTGCAGCTTGCCATCTACCGGGAAGGGTGGCGCCGCATCGCGGATGATGGCCGTGAGGTGCGTGCGGTGTTCTATTATGCGCGAACCGGTGAGGATTACAGTCCTGCCGACCTACCCGGCCATGATGAACTAGCCCTGCTGCTTCGGGAATCTTCCCGGGGCGGGTTAGAGTTCGGTGTCGACAAGCAATGA